The genomic interval CCCGCTCTTCGAGTTCGCCCTGCGCCAGATCGTCGGCCGGTACGACCTGGAGACCCCGGCCGGCCGCGCCGCCGCCCTCGACGAGGCCGCCGCCGTCGTCGCCAAGATCAAGACGAGCAGCGTGCAGCGCGAGGTCGCCGTCCAGCTCGCCGGGTTCGTCGGCATCCTCGACCAGGAGTTCGTCGTCCACCGCGTCGCCCAGCTCGCCCGCTGGGCCCGCGACAAGGGCGGCGACCACGGGGAGCGAGGCGGCCGGCGCGGCGGCCCCCAGGGCCCGCGAGGCGGAGCCCCGCAGCAGCACGCCCCCGCCCCCGGCTTCTCCGGCCCCGCGCTCAACCTCCGCAGCCCCGCCCACCGCACCGAACGCGAACTGCTCAAGCTCGCCCTCCAGAAACCCGCCCTGGTCTCCCCGGCCTTCGACGCGTACGGCCTGGACGAGTTCACCGCCCCGCCCTACGCAGCCGTGCGCCGCTGCATCGAGGAGGCGGGCGGCGCCGAGCAGGGCCTCGCCGACAACCGCGAGTATCTGGTCGCCGTCATGGACGCCGCCCCCGACAACACCGTCCGCAGCCTCGTCACCGAGCTGGCCGTCGAGGTGTTCCGCGGCAAGAACATCGACGAGACCTACGCGGGCATGCAGCTCGTCCAGGTCCGGCTGCGCGCCGTGGACCGCCGCATCCACGACGTCCAGGGCAGCCTCGCCCGCCTCGGCAGCAACGTCGCCCCCCAGGACCTGGCCGCCGCACAGAGCGAGGTCTGGGTGCTCCAGCAGTACGCCCAGTCCCTGCGCGCCCACGGCGCCGCCGCGCTCTGAGCGGCTGCCGGGGCCCACCCCCGGGCCGACGCGGGTAATCGGCCGGTGACGGACCGGAACCAGAAAGTCCCCGCACGCCCCTCGTGACAGCCGTGTGTCGTACCCCACACTGGGGAATGTCTGAGTCATCGGAGCACGCCGGCCCGCAGGAGCGCATCTCGGGGCCGGACGGACCTCCACCCCCCGTCATCCGGCAGCGATCACCTGGAGGTCGCCCCCGTGCAGACCCGGACCGTGACGACCACGACCGAGACCATGGCGGCCATCCCGGCGCAGAACAGGTCCCTGCACCACCCGGAGACCACAGCCGGCCCGCCCGGATACGCACCCGAGGCGGTCATGGTGGAAGCGACGCACCTCCCCGACCTCCCGGAGCCGCGGCACCGGGCGGACTCCGGCGGCCCCACCTCCGACCTGTTCCGGCAGTATCTGCGCGAGATCGGCCGCATCCAGCTGCTCACCGCGGCCGAGGAGGTCGAACTCGCCCGCCGCGTCGAGGCCGGGCTCTTCGCCGAGGAGCGCCTCGCGGGCACCCCGGACCTCGACTCCCGTCTCGCCGGGGACCTCGACCGGCTGGTCGTGATGGGCCGCACGGCCAAACGCCGCCTCATCGAGGCCAACCTGCGCCTCGTCGTCTCCGTCGCCAAGCGCTACGTCGGCCGCGGCCTGACCATGCTCGACCTGGTCCAGGAGGGGAACCTCGGACTGATCCGGGCCGTGGAGAAGTTCGACTACGCCCGGGGCTTCAAGTTCTCCACGTACGCGACCTGGTGGATCCGGCAGGCCATGTCCCGCGCACTGGCCGACCAGGCCCGCACCATCCGCGTCCCCGTCCATGTCGTGGAGCTGATCAACCGCGTGGTGCGGGTCCAGCGCCGGATGCTCCAGGAACGCGGCGTCGAGCCCAGCGCCGAGGACGTCGCCGGCGAGCTCGACCTGACGCCCGAGCGGGTCACCGAAGTCCTCCGCCTGGCCCAGGAGCCCGTCTCCCTGCACGCCCCCGTCGGCGAGGAGGACGACGTCTCCTTCGGCGACCTCATCGAGGACGGCGACGCCGCCTCACCCGTCGAGTCCGCCGCCTTCCTCCTGCTGCGCGAACACCTGGAGGCGGTGCTCTCCACCCTCGGCGAGCGCGAACGCAAGGTCGTCCAGCTGCGGTACGGCCTGGAGGACGGGCGGCCCCGCACCCTGGAGGAGATCGGCCGGATCTTCGGCGTGACGCGCGAACGTATCCGCCAGATCGAGTCCAAGACCCTCAGCAGGCT from Streptomyces sp. CA-278952 carries:
- a CDS encoding RNA polymerase sigma factor; the encoded protein is MQTRTVTTTTETMAAIPAQNRSLHHPETTAGPPGYAPEAVMVEATHLPDLPEPRHRADSGGPTSDLFRQYLREIGRIQLLTAAEEVELARRVEAGLFAEERLAGTPDLDSRLAGDLDRLVVMGRTAKRRLIEANLRLVVSVAKRYVGRGLTMLDLVQEGNLGLIRAVEKFDYARGFKFSTYATWWIRQAMSRALADQARTIRVPVHVVELINRVVRVQRRMLQERGVEPSAEDVAGELDLTPERVTEVLRLAQEPVSLHAPVGEEDDVSFGDLIEDGDAASPVESAAFLLLREHLEAVLSTLGERERKVVQLRYGLEDGRPRTLEEIGRIFGVTRERIRQIESKTLSRLRDHAFADQLRGYLD